The sequence ccccataggatttcctaggctgtaatctttacagagcagctggtgggtttgaactgctgaccttgcgttaacagctgagcaatgtgtgtgtgtgtgtgtgtgtgtgtctatatagtCATTCAGTCTTCAACTGACCAGTCCCTCTTCTGACTACCCTTCTTCCCTGTCCTTGTGAGAGCCGCCCTGTGGCAGAGCCCTACCTCTAGAAACCTATGCTTTAATTTTCTACTTAAAAAGCTCATACCTTTAtttctctgtatattcctttatttcttcctctATCTAATTATCCTCTTTTCCTTGGCATCATTCGTCCCTGGATCACAAAGCCGCTTTATCAGGATAACACTCTCAGTTTTGCCGTACTATTTACAATTTCCTGCCCTCATTTCATCACAAGCACTCCATATTTTGCCAGATAACTTAGTTTCCTTTAGAACATTGTGCAGGTAGTCAGTGACACGTAGGCACGCACGTATAGTCAGGCACGCATAGCCAGTGGCATCTAGAGTTTTGAGTATTTACACTTTTAAAGTAAGTTAAATCTAAATATAGGAACCCTGGTCTCACCAGCAgtcatgcacttggctgctaactgaaagatcggcagtttgaacccatcagcagctttgcaggagaaagacctggcaatctgcttccataaagataacagcctagaaagcctcatggggcagttctgctctgtcacacggggtctctgtgagtcgaaatcgagtcgatggcacctaacaacaacaaatctaaaTACAGGCCGGGTTCTTTCCATAGGAAAACTACTTTTAACTCCTTTGGTAGCAGTTTGTATGGTTCAAAAGACATAATCATATGTATACCATAATTAAAAGTTATACTGCTGTTAGGGAAGAAATAGGTGACTATAGCAGTCTCTTCTCATTGACAAAGCCTTTTGGTGCCGTGTGACCCTCTCATTCAGGAAAGCTCCTGTTGGAATTCCCAGCGTGCGAAATTCAGCCCGTGGCTTCCCCACTCCCTGCACACCCCCAATGTGTTTTTGCCTGTTTTCTCCAGAGAGAGAAACACAAGCTGAACCCCAACAGAAACCAGCAGATAAATGTGAGAAAAGTGAGAACAAGAAAAGAAGAATGGGAGAGGAGGAAAATGGGCATTGAGTTTATGAGTGACGCAAGGACGTGGGAGCAGGCAGGGAGCGTCAAAGAGGACAGAATGCCCAAAGGGTTTGTCGTTTTGCTTTCTCTCAATCCCAACCTCGGGCAGCCCTCCTCGCTTCAGTCATCACCAGAGGATGTGCGTTCCCTTACTGACAACCGTGCTGTATATAACCTGGTGCCAGGGCTGCTGCGCTGTCTGTTACTAACGCCACGCCGTGCTGCAGCTTCGAGAACAGGAGCCTTTCCTCCTCTTGCTCGGGCTTCCCTGACGTCCCAGCCGACTCGGCGTCTTCAGAAACTCTGTGCACCACTAATGTCATTTTCACTCCCTTCAGATTTTCATACCCAGCTGCGTGtgcaaagaaaaacaagaaggcCTTAACCTCTTACATCATGTGgcttctttctctttgggttaaataCTTTCCTCCTGTTGAAGAAAAATCCGATTCCCTATATTGCAGTCtgggtttctttttctgttattactcTTCACATTTATCCAGTTCACCTGCCACTTTATAATTTCTAATTACAGGCTTTCAGTTTCATTGCCAATGAAATTTCGTGTCTGTCTTAGAtgccatttttaaattaaatggaaTTTGCCTTGTTGCCTTCAATCTTAGAGGGAAAGTATGTGGAAATACTGTGAAAACGGGGCACTACTCTTTGCTGCTTGCCAGCCTGTCTGACCTCTTCACTCTAAAGCTGTGAATCGAATCCATGTAACACTGGGGCTTGCTGCTAAAGTTGTAATTACCTTGTTGCTCTGGGGCTGTCATGGGGCCTTACTACCTAGTGGATAGTAAAGGGAGATAAGTGTGTGATTTCCGTGCCTTCACAGGGTTGTTATTCATTCAACATGCTGTGTGTCTGTTAGGGGAGATTCTTCTTAGCTTAATTAACGTGTGTCCCCTCCCCCCCGCTTTTCTTTCATTGTAGATCCCACGCCTCAGATGTCACGGATTACTCTTACCCGGCCACTCCAAACCATTCTCTGCATCCACAGCCAGCGACGCCTTCCTACGCGGCCAGCGACGGGCCGCCGCACGGAGCAGCCAGCCAGGCCCCTGAGCACGAGTTCAGACCGCCCTCCACCTCAGCGAGGCACGTGACCCTCAACAGACCGCAGCAGCCACCCCCGCCGCCCCCGCCACAGGCCGCGGATGGGTCTCAGGCCGCGGCGCCCGTGGGCCCCGCAGACTACGGGTAAGTCAGTGTTTCTCATGCTCTGCAACTTGCTAGTGCATTTGGGTCTTGCTGTGTGTGATGCGGGGTTCCTGGCTGGTGCAGACGCTTCAcgtgctggctgctaactgaaaggttggaggattgagtcccccagaggcactttggaagaaaagcctggagagctactttccaaaaatcagccattggaaaccgtatggagggcggttctactctgacgcgtgtagggccgccatgagttgaagtccacTCGAGgtcaatttttattgttttttttaacgTGTGGTATAAGAATTTTAACAATAAGTTGACACTTGGGAGGCCAGAATGCAACCAAGAGTTACCAGATATaaaccaagaccaaaccaaatccagtgccgttgagtcgattccaactgatagcgaccctgtaggacagagtagaactgccccatagagtttccaaggagcgcctggcggatttgaactgcccaccctttggttagcagccatagcacttaaccactacgccaccacggtttcctaccagatattaaaaaaaaattttttttaattttttttttaatatatagataCTATTATTTATGACAAGTTCTATGCTAAACAAAGTAGGTGCAGTATCATGCTGCTCCCCCTTTTTATTCTTAAAGGTAACCCCTAGGCTTATGTATGTATTCGTGTATAcacattcatttatataaaacttaCAAGCATTTGAATGGATTGCTAAGCCAAGACATTGGTAAAGGATGAAGTGCCTATCTCATGAACTGATCCCAAGCCCTCAAGTTTTTTACATACACTGGGTGGACCACAGAGGGTCCTTACTACAAGTGAGAAAACTAACTCAGCATCCTGTATGTCACATCTTACACTTGGCTTTATCATCACCTTCTTTGACCTTTGGACACCCAGCCATCACTCTGTTACCTGATCGTACGGGTAGAATTGTTTTCTGTATTACGGGTAGAATTCAGACACCTCCTAAAGAAGACCCTTACATTCAAATGTTTATCAGTTTAAACACCCACCCTTATTTTGATAGGCCATCTTTAGCAAAATCTGTTTTGGCTTAACCCTGGTCTTGGAAGAGTTGGCCCCTCAGAGTCAGTGCTTGGGGAAGCTGAATATGTGTCTCCCTGAACAGGTGTCACCCTCGACCCAGAACCAAGGAGGATCGCTCTCAGAGGCTTTCTTCTGTCAGCAGTCCTGGAGTCTTTCCATCTGCTGGGTCTGCTTAAGTCAGGACTCCCTGAACGTGTCCTGAGGTGGTCACTAAGTGTCAGCCAGAGTAGGTCCCTGCTCCCTGGTTGTGTTGGCTGGGAAAACCCTTGCTGACATAGAATTAAGCATAGCTTTTGGCTATAGGATTTTTTGAAACTTTTAACATTCTAATGggcactgaggagccctggtggctcagtggtgaggagccctggtggctcagtggttaagagctcagctgtcaaccaaaaggcaggcacttcaaatccaacagctggtagctgctctgtggaaacccagttggggcagttctgctctatcctgtagggtcagtgtgagtcggaatcaacttgacggcagtggatttttaaTGGGCATTGTAGGCATGGGGATGGGAGAGAGAATGTGGAATTTtccaaattgacttgaccacAGAACCCTTGTGAGACACGtttctgagctccccagcttcGAAGATGCTCAGTACAAAGGATGGGTTGTGTTGCCTTTCTTACCTTTGTAGTTAGCAACTTCAGTCTGGCTTCCCACAGAAAATCATTTTACTTGGTAAGGGGTCATTTTTTGGCACATTCAAGAAGGTCGTGAATTCCATGGTAAAGAGTCATGTGGAACTATGCAAACACCTGACCCGACGTGGGTATTTGCATCCTGCCGTGTTTCTGATTTACATGTTTGGGGGGCGCCTTCCCATTAGACATGTGAGAACCTCCGAAGATGTGGCCCTCTGCTATTTCAGTGACACTCGCTCTGTTTTGTCTTTCTGTTAGGATGCTTCCAGCACAGATAATTGACTACTACAGCCCATCGGGACCACCTCCTCCTCCACCACCTCCTGTGATTCCCTCCGCACAAACTGCTTTTGTTAGCCCCCTGCAGATCCCCATGCAGTCGTCCTTCCCTGCACCTGCCGGTGGCACCTACACGGCTCCTCCTCACCCTCCTCCCACCGGGCTCATTGTCACAGCCCCACCCCCTCCAGGCCCCCCACCATCCCCCCCGGGTCCCCCTGGTGCTGGCTCCTCGCTCTCATCCTCGCCCATGCATGGCCCCCCAGGAGCCGAGGCGAAGCGTCAGGAAACCACACAGCCACCCATCAGTGATGCTCGAAGTGATCTTCTCGCTGCTATTCGAATGGGTAAGTGGAACACCCCGCCTAAAAATCTTCCTTTTAGAAAGGTTTCTTCATGTCTCCAACTAGTTACAGCCTTCTTGGCTTCCAATGACTGCTCTCTGAAGAGGGCCTTCTAGAATAGGATCAAAGCAGCCtgcttggtttttgttgtttgttgccagtaTATGTATTTTTCCTAGTGCCAGGCAAACGTATGATAAAGAATTGGGAGTTCAGGAAAGCTTCACTGGACTAGAAACCAGGTAACAGAAATGTCAACTAATCAGTTGGATCTTTGCATTCTTGTAAAAAATGCAGTGGGAgatggcatctgacctcctctaacttcacaagggggaaggagaatcaagatcaacagcccaaggctgattcctatgaggtagaggtcagacaggcctcctctctctgccatctttaccaattctgacaccaattgtccctcccacagcactctacttctctgctgagtttgatgatTCATTgtaacggccacacagaactcaaagacaatactcacgattatggggtttattaggaaagtaacagattacaattcaggttcaggaacactcaggataccattcttccattaggacagcctcttctcggcGTGCCCCACAGGTaggtctctctctggcccctcagcctctaccctgctcaggcaagtgttacagagctcttttagttctgccagtaagtgcccagagacacctcaCTCCGCCAGTAAGCCTTGTCCCAAAGCTGGTcaactttctcactctgtgggccaggaagcccactgcactgtctcctgccatttctctgccactgcttttcgctgtcttcagtgttgcagctctctttctctctctgtgtctctgtctctctctgtccctgtctctctctcttccttccctccttccctccctcccctggttccaggagcttctcagtgcagggatcctgggtccaaaggacacactccactcttgACTCTTGTCTCTTCTTCCATGGTGGTGGTGGAATCCTTTTTCACCtccgggatggctcatttcacacccagcgggatggcaaaactgactgatccccttggtgggccacagttaccctatttgtacagttccacccaatcacttgCTGACATAGAATTAAGCAGACCTCTTGGCTCTAGGACTTCTTCAAACTTTTAGTATTTTGAAGGGCATTGTGTGGCAAGAAAGTCCACACAAAAGCCATCCATCGCACTGTGGTTCTACTCTAAGATGAAATCTATGCATGAAAGAAAGTCAGCTTGTATCAGtggtttactttaaaaaaatctaggGTAGGTTTTGGACTTTTTGCTTGAGGTTCTAAGTCAGTAGTTTCTTAACATTTATTTTAGCAACAAAACCCTTTTGTCAGATGAAAATCCTGTACCATATGCACATTAAACACAAAgcaaaacctgttgtcgtcaagtcagtttctactcatagcgaccctataggatagagtagaactgccccatagggtttccaaggagtggctggtagattcagactgccagccttttggttatcagctgagcttttaaccactgagccaccaggggtcTCAGTATGTACGTGGAACATATCAAGTAGTGCTTCTCTGGTTGAAGCAGGGCGGGGATAGCAGGAACCTCACCCTTAGCCTCCCCTCTGTTCCCAGAGCACCTTTCAGAACCATACACAATGTTTACTCTTAGCCCTCACATCACAGCCCCACGGGTAAGGGCCACCGACGGGATGTGGAAATATTCCCAGAGCTTCTCATACAGCGAGGAGCTACATGGTCTCATGGCTACAGCTTGGTTGTTCGATGTGGAAGTGGCTGAGGAGAGGAAACGAGGCAGCTCTAGTTCAGCATCTGGACCCCCAGAGCTTCAGTGTCCATTTCTTCTTCTGCTGTTTGCACTAGCGCCCTCAAATCAGGCCTAGGCGTGCCACCTGTGCCCCCCAGAGACTCCAGGGTTCTTGTGACACTTTCTTGAGCATCACTGACCCACTTCAGttttgtgacaaaaaaaaaaattgggagtcGTACAAAGAAGATGTTGGGGTTTGCTTTCTTACAAATGTGAGCCCTATCCAATAAGAATTGATACATAACCTGAGTCATTACAGAACATCAGAAAAGTCCTAATCGAGGGCCTTTCCACAAAATAGCTGCTtgtgttctttaaaaaatgtcaaagtCGTAAGAACAAAGACATACAGTAACTAATCCAGTGGGCAACCCTGCATTGGATCCTGAACCAgaacaaatgttttctttttttttaatttttattgtgctttaagtgaaagtttacaaatcaagtcagtctctcatacaaaaatttatgtacaccttgctatgtactcctagttgctctccccctaatgagacagcacactccttttgtCCAGTCtatttttcgtgtccatttggtcagcctctgaccccctctgccctcttacgtccccttcagacaggagctgcccacatagtctcgtgtctacttgagccaggaagctcactgttcaccagtatcattttctatcccatagtccagtccaatccctgtctgaagagttggctttgggaatggttcctgtcttgggctaacagaaggtctggggaccatgacctctggagtccttctagtctcagtcagaccattaagtctggcctttttacaagaacttgaagtctgcataccactgctctcttgctccctcaggggttttaagttgtgttctctgtcaggacagttATCGGCTGTAGCAggccaccatctagctcttctggtctcaggcagatgtagtctctgatttatgtggccctttctgtctcttgggctcataattaccttgtgtccttggtgttcttcattctcctttagtccaggtgggttgagaccaattgatgcatcttagatggccacttgttagcgtttaagaccccagacgccactctccaaagtgggttgcagaatgttttcttaatagattttattatgccaatttacccagatgtcccctgaaaccgtggtccccaagcccctgctcctgctacactggccttcgaagtgtacagtttattcaggaaacttctttgctttggggttAGTCCAATTGtggtgacctctcctgtattgtgtgttgtctttccctttacctaaaatagttgttGTCTGCTATCTAATCAATGAATAAAGAGCAAACGTTTTCTATATTAGGGTTTTTAGcaaaatttgaataaaaaaaaaacccagtgccatcgagtcgattccaactcataataagaTCTGTAGAATAGATAGTAGTAGTGTATCCGTATTAATTTTCTGAtttcaataattatttttttaggaAATACAAATGAAATCTTTTATGGTCAAAGGGATATTATCTGCAGCTTACTCTCAAAATCCAGAAAAAAATGtctggtgtgtatatgtgtgtgtacgatAAGGCACTATTGATAAAACAAATGTTGTCAGATGTTGCCAGTTGGTGAATCTGGGCATAGGGCATAAGGGAATGTGTTTCCGCTATCTTACTAACTAGTCTGAGTCAAATTCTTTCAAGACGGAAAGTTAAACCATGAATTGATAACACATTACATCATCGGAATGGTATTTTGCTTCTTTACTAAGCAAGAAAGTAGACTATTGTATTTTATATGCGTTTTCAGCAAAGCTTTCTCAGTTTGGCAGAGAACTGTTGGTGTAGAACCTGGCTTCCCAAACCCTTGGGTTGTAGCCCTGTCCAATAAAATGTTCTGTGCTGGTGGAAATGTTCCatgtctgtgctgtccaatatggcagccactagccgtggtagcacagtggttaagcacttggctaataacctaaaggtgggctgttcaaacccaccagcagctccacagaagaaagatgtggtagtctgctcctgtaaggattacagcctagaaaaccctgtggagcagttctaccctgtcctgtagggtccctgtgagtcggtaccaactcagcagcaacattctaccctgtcctgttgggtccctgtgagtcggtaccaactcagcagcaacaggttagCCACATATAAATTTAAGTTTAACTAGTTTTTTTTAGCTAGTGTGGCTAGTGGCCGCCATGTTAGACAGCGTGGCTTTAGAGTTTTCTTGGTGTTCATGTGCACTGACCTTATTATAACTGTTTTATATTTCAATACTTTGTTACCAAAACGAAGAATCGTTATATGACTTTGagtttatacttttctttttttattttgtcatgaAACTTCtatttcccaccctcccttcatCAAATTTCTGAAAGTTTTTATTCTTAATGTCCGTAGGGGAAAAAAGTCAAACAGACTTGGTAGCTTGTTTTCCCCTGTGGAGCAAGCAGAGGGATTTGATTCTTAACCGCGTCTCGTGTCTTTAGGAATTCAGCTGAAAAAGGTGCAGGAGCAGCGTGAACAAGAAGCCAAGCGCGAGCCTGTGGGGAACGACGTGGCCACGATCCTCTCAAGGCGCATCGCCGTAGAATACAGCGATTCCGACGACGACTCGGAATTTGATGAAAACGACTGGTCAGATTGAGGCCCTGTCGGGAGCAGCTGCTTGCAGTGGGCAGGGTGACTGGGTGGCAGGCTGGTCACCAACTGGAGACCGAGGGCCGCAAGTGTATTGAAGATGTTAAGTGGTCTCAGCATTCAAATAGTGGTATTATAATTCTGTAGTTTAGCAACTTTTGTATTACTAATGTGATATTGCTTCTGCACATCCAGAAATCCTGGGTTCCTTTCAGTATTTACTCTGTAATACTTAAGTGCCACTGACCATAGCGAATTGTGCCGCACCTGAGGAAACTTGCTGTAGTTATCGCACTGTCCGAAACACAGCGTTCTGCTTTCTTCTTGGCCGTGGAGGTGTTCAGCGCAGCCTGGGTGTACTCTTCTTGATTGTTATAATTTTGCAGACTTGATCTATGTTTGTGAAGCTGCCTGGTTGTTAGGTCTTCGCGAGATTCACGGCTGTGTGTCAGTGATGTCTTCCTATCAGTGAGTGATAGCGTTTtgcttttttgtatatttttttttttaatgtgttttcaaAGCAGTTGGTTCTAGAGAGAAAGATGTAACAAGCGAGGAGAATCGACTGTTGCTGCGTTCAGCTTCCTGACTTGGCagcctctgagtgaacttgaatgTGCTGTTAAATACTGTGATTTCCTTTGCACgcttttgtaaattgtgagattagAAGGGCCCCCCCTTACGCAGGATTCCACAGTAATTTTCCTTTACCCCATGGGCATCCGCTGAGTAAATGCTTGTTGATAATATTTGTCTGAACCTACCGCAGCTCAGTAATAATGACAATGAAATGCAGTCCTTTTTCCTTTGGGGGCCATTTGGGGTGGTCCTCCAAATATTTGACCACCATTACAACTTGGACACCAACCACCTGGAACAGACACAGGTCATAAAGGCACCAAAGGAGACATGCTGAGTTTATTCCTGCAGCTGTGTCCTGAGTGAGTCCAGTTAGAGCTCTGCAGCGTATGGCTCAAACGGCTCCTGACTCCGTTTGGTCTGGATTTTAAAAGCTAActgacaggtcggcagttcaaacccaccagcggctccacaggagaagagacctggcaatctgctcctgtaaagatgacagcctaggaaaccatatggggcagttcttctctgtcacgtggggtcgctatgagttggaattgactcgatggcacccaacagcaggtTTAGGGTGAAGTAGACACTGACAGTGACTGACTCTTCCTGGGGTAGGGGCCAGATTTGGGGTCAGGTGCAGCTGAGGCCCTCGCTCTATCCTAGAAGCACACAGTTCCATTTTCTCGTATCGTCTTGGGCACATTAAGTCTTGTGAAGTACCTCACAACATCACCTTGATTAGACCCGTAGCTGGAACATCGTCACCTTCCTGTCACCTTCCCTCTCCCCATCACTCTCTCACACATGGTCGTATTAGAGacctgtgggtttgttttttcctagCTGAAACAAACCCTTGGGAAACTCAAGAATGAGAGCTTCTATTTTGTAATTCCAGATAAAGGATAACTGCTTGTTTAGAATAAATAAATGCCCCAGGCTTTGATTATAGATATGAATTCATAAATATACTAAGATACTAAGGAAGTCTTACCTACTTAACGACATTTCAGACAGGTTTCAATTACTAGTGACTATTTTTTTATCAGTTACAATGAAGAGAGCATCTTCGGTTAAGAACAGTTATTTGAGTTGATGGTAGGAATGTAAACCGTTTTCGTTCACGAGTTCTCTTTAGGGAATCACCTTGGCCACCTGAGTATGGTCTGCATGCCTTGAGTGGACACGTGCTTGGCTGTGGGCAGTCATCTCACTGAGCCTGTCTGTTGGGGTTCAGTCTCACAGATTCCGAAACTGAGTAATGGCATGTCTGCATCCGCTTCCCAGACCCTCCCCGTGCCTGTTGACCCGAGCCATTTTAGCTGGACTGGCTTCTTTGGCACATGCTTCCTTTAAAATAACAGGAGGAATAAAATCCAGTTGAGGttatttttgaagtatttttttctCATCGAATTAGATTTCTCCCAAAATTGAAATCCAGACCTTTTCTAAATTGTGGTAATATGTGAAAGCAGAAAAGTGCAGGgtttaaatattcatttttcatgttcaagaaatatttactacaacaaatgaagaaaatagttAAAAGCATATTTCTCATCTATGAATTTTACATATTGAAGTGCAGTTATAAAGAGTCAGTTTATTTTAAGTTGTCCCCGGATTAAGTTTCCCTGCGCGTGTTAGTTTAACTTCTTATCTTGTGAGCCTTTTTCTCATGGCATCGACTAGGCAGAGGGGATGAAGTGCTTGTTCAGTGCCATGCAGTCACCACGCAGACACGCTGTGCTTGAACACAAGGCAAGTGACTTTGCGTCATTAGCCCCAAACAGTAAGGCTTGGAATACTTATGTTTTTCTTTGGTAAGAATACCATTAGAAAATGAACATTTTCCTTTCAAGAAAACTTTAGAACATCAAATCTTTTCTAAGCACCAAGTGGCTAGGTTGTGAAAGTTCTATATTAATGTGCAACTGAAATACACACTAGATTTTAATCTATCAAAGATTAGTGGGAATATATCAGCCAGAGTagcaaataatttttgttttctaaatcagAGTTCTCTGTCATCTTGCAGTATTACCAATGCTGTTGTAAATTGAATTTAAAGTGGtattaaaaacacaaactaagTCCTGTTAAACAATTTTTATCTGTTTGTATATCTTACTATAGATTATGTACAAGTAACACCTAAATAAAATTACACTTTTAACCCTAAAAGGTTTTGTACATTTGACCTGTTTTTTGAGGAAGAACTGGAGGGTGGGGTGGCGTTTTTAATCTAACATTTATCTTATTACATGACAGAAGGCACTATTCTTACTTCCATTTAAATTTCTACGTAATTTATTGTGTGATCCAGGGTTCACATTCAGCTCTGTGAATGCCTCAGGGAACACTGGTATAGTGTTGGCTTTCATGGTTAGGTCTATAATTCACTGCAAAttcatttttgtttatggtgtgaggtaggaataagtttcattttttttccacatcGATAGCTAATTATTCCGGCCTCATTTGTTAaaatgtttggcttttttttttgtttgggttttctgttacttTGGTTGGTCGGTTTCCCCCACTAGATTGCTTTGACGCCTTTGTCAACAGACAGTTCAGCACATTAGAGTAATGcaactgtaa comes from Elephas maximus indicus isolate mEleMax1 chromosome 23, mEleMax1 primary haplotype, whole genome shotgun sequence and encodes:
- the WASF3 gene encoding actin-binding protein WASF3 isoform X2 encodes the protein MPLVKRNIEPRHLCRGALPEGITSELECVTNSTLAAIIRQLSSLSKHAEDIFGELFNEANNFYIRANSLQDRIDRLAVKVTQLDSTVEEVSLQDINMKKAFKSSTVQDQQVVSKNSIPNPVADIYNQSDKPPPLNILTPYRDDKKDGLKFYTDPSYFFDLWKEKMLQDTEDKRKEKRRQKREKHKLNPNRNQQINVRKVRTRKEEWERRKMGIEFMSDARTWEQAGSVKEDRMPKGSHASDVTDYSYPATPNHSLHPQPATPSYAASDGPPHGAASQAPEHEFRPPSTSARHVTLNRPQQPPPPPPPQAADGSQAAAPVGPADYGMLPAQIIDYYSPSGPPPPPPPPVIPSAQTAFVSPLQIPMQSSFPAPAGGTYTAPPHPPPTGLIVTAPPPPGPPPSPPGPPGAGSSLSSSPMHGPPGAEAKRQETTQPPISDARSDLLAAIRMGIQLKKVQEQREQEAKREPVGNDVATILSRRIAVEYSDSDDDSEFDENDWSD
- the WASF3 gene encoding actin-binding protein WASF3 isoform X1, coding for MPLVKRNIEPRHLCRGALPEGITSELECVTNSTLAAIIRQLSSLSKHAEDIFGELFNEANNFYIRANSLQDRIDRLAVKVTQLDSTVEEVSLQDINMKKAFKSSTVQDQQVVSKNSIPNPVADIYNQSDKPPPLNILTPYRDDKKDGLKFYTDPSYFFDLWKEKMLQDTEDKRKEKRRQKEQKRIDGTTREVKKVRKARNRRQEWNMMAYDKELRPDNRLSQSVYHGASSEGSLSPDTRSHASDVTDYSYPATPNHSLHPQPATPSYAASDGPPHGAASQAPEHEFRPPSTSARHVTLNRPQQPPPPPPPQAADGSQAAAPVGPADYGMLPAQIIDYYSPSGPPPPPPPPVIPSAQTAFVSPLQIPMQSSFPAPAGGTYTAPPHPPPTGLIVTAPPPPGPPPSPPGPPGAGSSLSSSPMHGPPGAEAKRQETTQPPISDARSDLLAAIRMGIQLKKVQEQREQEAKREPVGNDVATILSRRIAVEYSDSDDDSEFDENDWSD